CTCTGATGCCTGAACTAGCCCGTCAAGGAATTCAAGTGCATGCACGTTCTGCTTTTTTACAGGGCCTACTTCTGCGGCAGCCTGCCACAGTGCCCCCATTTTTTGAACCCTTAAGGCCTAAGCTTGAATTATTACATCGTATCGCAAACGAGATTCAAGTTCCATTAGCGGCAGCGCTCTTATTATTTGCAGCCTATACACCAGGAGTAGCACGGGTGGTTATTGGTGTGGATTCCAGAGTTAATTTGCGCGAAAATCTTGCAGCCGCTCAGTATGTATATGCAGTAAAAACGCTGTATGCTGCCTTCCAGCCTTTAGCTGAGAACTCAGATTCTTTCATTTTACCTTATACATGGCCACCCCGCTAACAACCAAAAAATCGCTGTTTTCCCTTGAGGATAAAGTCGTTCTTATAACAGGTGGCTATGGGCACTTGGGACGCGCGATTGTGGCAGGACTGCTAGATCAGGGTGCGACAGTAGTTGTTTTAGGCCGTGAAGAGGCTTCCTTTAATGCAGCATTCGCAGAGCTTGAGGATAACTCAAAAGCCCACTTTATTCCATGTGATGTAGCTTCAACACATTCTGTAAAGGCGGCTTTCAGGCATAGCAGTGCTACTGTCGGACTACCGTCAGTACTCATCAATAACGCATTTTACAGCCGTGGCAATCAGCCTGAAAGTTTGACTGATGAAGAATTTGCTTTTGGATTAGATGGCTCGCTAGGTAGCACCTACCGCTGCATTCAAGCTATTATTCCTTTTTTTCGTGAGAGTGGGGCTGGCAAAATCATCAATGTGGCCTCCATGTACGGCATAGTTGCTCCAGATTTTGGTGCCTATACAAGTACCCCGCAATTCACAAATCCTCCTCACTATGGCGCTGCCAAAGCAGGGGTAATCCAACTCACGCGGTATTTTGCCTCGTATTTGGGTAAAGAAAATATTCAAGTTAACTGTGTAACGCCGGGTGCCTTTCCAAGCCAGCCGGTACAAGCACATGAAGCGTTTGTAGCGGAGTTGACACAGCGTATTCCTTTAGGCCGAATTGGTCAACCGGAGGACCTTCAAGGGGCTTTTGTATTTCTAAGTTCTCAGGCTTCTAATTTCGTTACCGGACACAATCTGGTAGTAGACGGCGGATGGACGATACGCTAGTTTTGCCCCCCAAGCCCCGCGTCGGAGCTATTATTCAAGCTCGTATGAGCTCAACCCGGCTGCCGGGTAAAGCGTTGCTCGCATTGCCTCTCCATATTCCTGAAACAACGGTTTTGCACCATGTTATTCATCGTGCGCGGCAAGCATCCGCAGTTCATCAGGTCATTGTAGCTACTTCTACCCAACCTTCTGACGATTTGCTAGCAAAGCTGGCGACGGAGGCAGGTACTACCGTTTTTCGTGGTGATGAGCAGGATGTGCTTAGCCGTTTTTACCAAGCTGCGGAGCTACACAAAGTAGACGTAGTGATACGCCTTACCGGTGATAATCCAGCAATTGATCCTGCCTACATAGATGTAGCAATAGCCCACCATTTTGCAGAACAGGCTGATTACACGTTGACTACGGGCTTGCCGCTAGGAACAAACTTGGAAGTTATTAGCACACCAGCTTTAGGGCGCGCGCATGAGCAAGCTACACGGCCAGAAGAGCGCGAACATGTGACACCTTATTTGCGTCGCAACCCTGGGGGGCTTTTTCGTATCCAAACGGTGCCATTCGTTTTACCCGGCTTAGTTCAAAACCTGCGTCTGACCTTGGATTACCCCAGCGATTATGCATTGCTGCATCTACTCTTTTCGCATCTGCCTACCAACTTCGGTTTAAGTGAAGTGGAGGAATTAGTAGTAAAATATCCATGGCTTACGCAGATAAATCACGAAAACGAGCAGCTAAAACCATGACCACCAGTCCCACCTTTCCCCGCCTCGTGCTTCGTGCCGATGGAAATCCGCGTATAGGGCTGGGCCATGTGATGCGCCTGTTGGCTTTGGCCGATATCTTGCGCGACCAGTTCGGGTGCGTATTCGTTATTCAGGAGCCTGACCATGTGCTTCTCAGCCAGCTTCAAGAGTCCTGTTCGGAAGTCGTAGAAATGCCGCCGCAGCCAGCGGGCGGTGAGCCGGCGTGGCTGGCACACCACATATTGCGCCCCACCGACATCCTTGTACTCGATGGCTACGGATTTGAATTCAGCTACCAGGAGGCCGTGCGCCCTTACGTAGCTAAGCTGGTTTGCCTGGATGATTTGCACGCCTTCCCCTTTGCCGCCGACGTGGTGCTGAACCCTGCGGGGGGCATTTCTGAAGCCAATTACGACTTGCGGCGCCCACGGGCCCGACTGCTGAGCGGCCCAAAATATGCGCCGTTGCGGGCTGCATTCCGCTCCAATTCCGCTTCCCGTCCAGTTGCTTCGCCCTCATCGGTGCTGGTTTGTCTGGGCGGGGCCGACCCTACCCACCAGACGCAGCGCGTGGCGGCCACCCTGCTCACGCTACCTGTCGTTGAGCAGGTGCAGATCGTAGTAGGCAGTGCTTATACCGGTTGGGAATCGTTGAGTCAGTGGGCGGAACACGAAGCCAAAGTTACGCTGCACCGAAATTTGCCCCCCGACGCTTTAGCTGAGCTTATGCAAAGTTGTGGGGCAGCGGTGTGTTCACCCAGCACTATCAGCTACGAGTATTGCGCGGCTGGTGGCGGCTTGCTTTTCCTGTTGCCTACCGCCGCTAATCAGCATGATCTACACGAATTTTTGCGGTCGGCAGGCATGGCCCTACTGTACCCCAGCGCCGCCAATGTACTGACTTCCCCAGAGGTGCTGCGCATTGCAGAGCAGCTACGAGCAGCTCAGAATCAGTATTTCGACGGCCACGCCCCAGCGCGTTTACGGCAGGCATTCAATGCCTTATGCCTACCCGATGCACCTTTTAATCTACGCCTAGTCACCGCTGCCGACTCTGATCTACTGCTGGCTTGGACAAACGAGCCAACCGTTCGGCAGGCCTCTTTCAACCCACAGCCTGTTCCCGCTGAGTTTCACGAGCGGTGGCTAAATGCCCGTCTTACTGATCCCTATGCCCTGCTGCTTTTGGCCGAAGAGGAGTCCACGGGCGCGCCCATTGGGCTCATTCGCTTTAGTATTGCGCACGATGAAGCCACTTTGAGTTACCTGCTCGACCCTAGGTATCGGGGGCGTGGCTGGGCGGCCCCGCTGCTGGCGCTGGGCACAGCGCATCTGGCTCAAAGTTATCCGCAGGTACGACGAATAGTGGGGCATGTGCAGCGCCGAAACCAAGCTTCATTGCGCGCATTTGAGCGCGCTGGCTACACGCTGCTACCCACCCCATTATCCGGCGAGCCCGATTCGGTTACCTTTGTGTGGCTTCTTTAGGGGGCAAATTTTTAGTCTTAAAAGTCGCTCATCCTTGGCTGGCTTCAGCAGCGCACCGGCTGACAGAAGAATTGAGTAGCAGCGCCTAACCTCTTTATCTATGCATATCGGCTCCCGCCCTATCGGCCCCGACCAACCGCCTTTTGTTATTGCTGAGCTTAGTGGCAACCATAACCAGTCGTTGGAGCGTGCCTTTGCCATTATTGATGCAGTAGCAGCGGCCGGCGCACATGCCATCAAGCTCCAAACCTATACTGCCGATACCATGACGCTGCCCGGCGCCTACCGCATCGACGACCCGAACTCGTTGTGGTTTGGCCGGGAGTTGCACGAGTTGTATCAGGAAGCTTACACACCCTGGGAATGGCACCAGCCATTATTTGAGCGCGCGAAATCGCTGGGGATGCTAGCCTTTAGCTCGCCCTTCGACGAAACAGCCGTCGATTTTCTGGAATCGCTCGACGTGCCCGCCTACAAGATTGCATCCTTCGAAAATACGGATTGGCCCCTGCTGCGGCGCGTAGCCGCCACCGGCAAGCCCGTCATTATGAGCACTGGTGCCAGCACTTTAGCCGAAGTAGCGGAGGCGGTGGATGTACTCCGCCAAGCCGGTTGTCAGGAGTTGGTCTTACTAAAATGCACCAGCACTTACCCCGCCACGCCCCAAAACACCAATCTGCGCACCATCCCGCATCTGACCCAGCTTTTCCCAGAATGCCCCATAGGCCTCTCCGATCATACCATGGGCGTGGGTGCTGCAGTAGCGGCCGTGGCGCTGGGTGCCTGCGTTATTGAGAAGCACGTAACCCTCCGCCGCGCCGACGGTGGTGTCGATTCGGCTTTTTCTCTGGAACCCGAGGAGGTAGCTGCTTTGGTCACCGAAACGGAGCGGGCTTGGCAGGCATTGGGCCAGATTCAGTATGGAGTGCAGCGGGCCGAGGAGAAAAGTCGTCTGTACAAACGCTCCTTATATGTGGCTCAGGATATACGAGCGGGAGACCTATTTACGAAAGAAAACCTGCGGGTAGTACGCCCCGGCGACGGCCTGGCGCCGCGCTACTATGAGCCCTTGCTGGGTAAGCCGGCCCGCCAGAACTTGCGAGCAGGCACACCGCTCACCTGGGAAGCACTGTAACCCAACATCATGTCGTATCTGGCTCAGCTCGTTGCCCGCACCCGCGACATTTTGCAACTGCGCTTCACCGATTTGTTTGCCCAATTGCCTCCCACAATGTTGGGGGGCATTTCGCCACCCAATCCGGTAAAGCGACTCATAAAAGTGTTGGGTTACGCGGGTGTTCGGCTGGTGGGAAACGCTCTGAAGCCCGTGCACAATGCCGAGAATCTGCGGGGGGCAATTTGGCTGTATGTCGTAAGTCAGAACAACTACGAAGCCCTAGAATTTATTCGCACAGGCTTACCAAACAGCGTATTTGTTGCTGGTCAGAGCAAACAAATCGGGCGGTATAATAGCCACGTAAACCGGCTTTCTCTCCGCCGCAAACTGCTATATTACTGGCAATTCCCATTGGTACTAACCGGGCTTTGGCGCACAGAAGGAAGCCGGGCGCTACGCTTTTTCGATTTGATTTTTAACGCCATCGGCTACTATGAAGTGTATGTGCGGGCGTTGCGTCATTACAAACCCAAAGCCATCATCTTCGCCAATGACCACAACGACGACGCCCGCGCACTACTACTCGCCGCTCGCACCTGCCGGATACCCACTGCTTATGTACAACACGCCAGCGTAAGCACCTACTTTCCACCGCTGAGCTTCGATCTAAGCCTTCTGGAAGGTCAGGATGCCTTGGATAAATACCGGCAATGCGGCCCAGTTCAGGGCCGCGTAGAGCTAGTAGGTATGCCCAAAGCTGATGCTTTTCTACGTCAGCGCAATACGGCTCCGGTAGTGCAACGCGTGGGTATTGCCGTCAATTTGCTGGATGACACGGAAGCAATACGAGCAACCGTAGCTGCTTTACTCCAAGCGTTTCCTAGAATCACATTCACCTTCCGCCCTCATCCCGGCGACACCCGTGATTTCGGTTTTTTACGGGAGTACCCGCAGCTGCTTTTTTCAAATGCGCGCCAGCAAAACGTGTTTGAATTTTTGCAGCAGCAAGACGCTCTTATCGCCGCCGACACTTCAACGCATTTAGAGGCTACACTCCTCAATTTGGCGAGTATATACTATCGCTTAGGCACCCACACTGTTGCCGATGACTACTATGGATATGTGGCGAATGGTCTGGTAGAAAGAGCGGCTACTCTACCGGAATTGGGTGAATTGTTGCGGCGCTATGAACAGCACAAGCCTGCTAACCTTTACCAACGGGCTGCTTACTATAATTCAACTTTGGGCACTCCCCATGAAGGCCACAGTAAAAATATTGCTTTAGATAAATTATTAGACTGGATAGCTAAACCGTACTTTTAGCCGTCTTTTCCTTAAAATATCTCTATGAGAAATTGTTTACTCAGAGTATCACTTCTTTCTGCTATCATACTTTTCGCATCCGGTCTATTTAGCATTAGCTTACAAGCTCAGACCTTAGCTGGATCAGGTAACAAGCTGAATTTTAATGGATTTAGCACATACATAAACTGTGGTACCAGTAACCGCGGCATTACTCAGCAAGTGAGTGTGGAGGCTTGGGTTCGCACCACCAGCAGTGGCTACCAGTGGGTAGCGGGGAAATACTCAAACTCACTAGTAGA
The window above is part of the Hymenobacter radiodurans genome. Proteins encoded here:
- a CDS encoding SDR family oxidoreductase; this translates as MATPLTTKKSLFSLEDKVVLITGGYGHLGRAIVAGLLDQGATVVVLGREEASFNAAFAELEDNSKAHFIPCDVASTHSVKAAFRHSSATVGLPSVLINNAFYSRGNQPESLTDEEFAFGLDGSLGSTYRCIQAIIPFFRESGAGKIINVASMYGIVAPDFGAYTSTPQFTNPPHYGAAKAGVIQLTRYFASYLGKENIQVNCVTPGAFPSQPVQAHEAFVAELTQRIPLGRIGQPEDLQGAFVFLSSQASNFVTGHNLVVDGGWTIR
- a CDS encoding cytidylyltransferase domain-containing protein; the encoded protein is MSSTRLPGKALLALPLHIPETTVLHHVIHRARQASAVHQVIVATSTQPSDDLLAKLATEAGTTVFRGDEQDVLSRFYQAAELHKVDVVIRLTGDNPAIDPAYIDVAIAHHFAEQADYTLTTGLPLGTNLEVISTPALGRAHEQATRPEEREHVTPYLRRNPGGLFRIQTVPFVLPGLVQNLRLTLDYPSDYALLHLLFSHLPTNFGLSEVEELVVKYPWLTQINHENEQLKP
- the pseG gene encoding UDP-2,4-diacetamido-2,4,6-trideoxy-beta-L-altropyranose hydrolase: MTTSPTFPRLVLRADGNPRIGLGHVMRLLALADILRDQFGCVFVIQEPDHVLLSQLQESCSEVVEMPPQPAGGEPAWLAHHILRPTDILVLDGYGFEFSYQEAVRPYVAKLVCLDDLHAFPFAADVVLNPAGGISEANYDLRRPRARLLSGPKYAPLRAAFRSNSASRPVASPSSVLVCLGGADPTHQTQRVAATLLTLPVVEQVQIVVGSAYTGWESLSQWAEHEAKVTLHRNLPPDALAELMQSCGAAVCSPSTISYEYCAAGGGLLFLLPTAANQHDLHEFLRSAGMALLYPSAANVLTSPEVLRIAEQLRAAQNQYFDGHAPARLRQAFNALCLPDAPFNLRLVTAADSDLLLAWTNEPTVRQASFNPQPVPAEFHERWLNARLTDPYALLLLAEEESTGAPIGLIRFSIAHDEATLSYLLDPRYRGRGWAAPLLALGTAHLAQSYPQVRRIVGHVQRRNQASLRAFERAGYTLLPTPLSGEPDSVTFVWLL
- the pseI gene encoding pseudaminic acid synthase, producing MHIGSRPIGPDQPPFVIAELSGNHNQSLERAFAIIDAVAAAGAHAIKLQTYTADTMTLPGAYRIDDPNSLWFGRELHELYQEAYTPWEWHQPLFERAKSLGMLAFSSPFDETAVDFLESLDVPAYKIASFENTDWPLLRRVAATGKPVIMSTGASTLAEVAEAVDVLRQAGCQELVLLKCTSTYPATPQNTNLRTIPHLTQLFPECPIGLSDHTMGVGAAVAAVALGACVIEKHVTLRRADGGVDSAFSLEPEEVAALVTETERAWQALGQIQYGVQRAEEKSRLYKRSLYVAQDIRAGDLFTKENLRVVRPGDGLAPRYYEPLLGKPARQNLRAGTPLTWEAL
- a CDS encoding glycosyltransferase family protein — its product is MSYLAQLVARTRDILQLRFTDLFAQLPPTMLGGISPPNPVKRLIKVLGYAGVRLVGNALKPVHNAENLRGAIWLYVVSQNNYEALEFIRTGLPNSVFVAGQSKQIGRYNSHVNRLSLRRKLLYYWQFPLVLTGLWRTEGSRALRFFDLIFNAIGYYEVYVRALRHYKPKAIIFANDHNDDARALLLAARTCRIPTAYVQHASVSTYFPPLSFDLSLLEGQDALDKYRQCGPVQGRVELVGMPKADAFLRQRNTAPVVQRVGIAVNLLDDTEAIRATVAALLQAFPRITFTFRPHPGDTRDFGFLREYPQLLFSNARQQNVFEFLQQQDALIAADTSTHLEATLLNLASIYYRLGTHTVADDYYGYVANGLVERAATLPELGELLRRYEQHKPANLYQRAAYYNSTLGTPHEGHSKNIALDKLLDWIAKPYF